In Parus major isolate Abel chromosome 3, Parus_major1.1, whole genome shotgun sequence, the following are encoded in one genomic region:
- the SYNCRIP gene encoding heterogeneous nuclear ribonucleoprotein Q isoform X4, which produces MATEHVNGNGTEEPMDTSAAVTHSEHFQTLLDAGLPQKVAEKLDEIYVAGLVAHSDLDERAIEALKEFNEEGALAVLQQFKDSDLSHVQNKSAFLCGVMKTYRQREKQGTKVADSSKGPDEAKIKALLERTGYTLDVTTGQRKYGGPPPESVYSGQQPSVGTEIFVGKIPRDLFEDELVPLFEKAGPIWDLRLMMDPLTGLNRGYAFVTFCTKEAAQEAVKLYNNHEIRSGKHIGVCISVANNRLFVGSIPKSKTKEQIVEEFSKVTEGLTDVILYHQPDDKKKNRGFCFLEYEDHKTAAQARRRLMSGKVKVWGNVVTVEWADPIEDPDPEVMAKVKVLFVRNLANTVTEEILEKAFSQFGKLERVKKLKDYAFIHFDERDGAVKAMEEMNGKDLEGENIEIVFAKPPDQKRKERKAQRQAAKNQMYDDYYYYGPPHMPPPTRGRGRGGRGGYGYPPDYYGYEDYYDYYGYDYHNYRGGYEDPYYGYEDFQVGARGRGGRGARGAAPSRGRGAAPPRGRAGYAQRGGPGSARGVRGARGGAQQQRGRGVRGARGGRGGNVGGKRKADGYNQPDSKRRQTNNQNWGSQPIAQQPLQGGDHSGNYGYKSENQEFYQDSFGQQWK; this is translated from the exons ATGGCTACTGAACATGTTAATGGGAACGGTACTGAAGAGCCCATGGATACTTCTGCTGCAGTTACCCATTCTGAGCATTTCCAGACATTGCTTGATGCTGGTTTACCACAGAAAGTTGCTGAAAAACTAGATGAAATTTACGTTGCAG gGCTAGTTGCACATAGTGATCTAGATGAAAGAGCTATTGAAGCTTTAAAGGAATTCAATGAAGAAGGTGCACTAGCAGTGCTTCAGCAGTTTAAAGACAGTGATCTCTCACATGTTCAG AACAAAAGTGCCTTTTTATGTGGAGTCATGAAGACATacaggcagagggaaaaacaggGGACCAAGGTGGCAGATTCTAGCAAAGGACCAGATGAGGCAAAAATTAAG GCACTGTTGGAGAGAACTGGCTACACTCTTGATGTGACTACTGGACAGAGGAAATATGGTGGACCTCCTCCAGAGTCAGTATATTCAGGACAACAGCCTTCTGTTGGTACAGAG ATATTTGTGGGCAAGATTCCGAGAGACTTGTTTGAAGATGAACTTGTTCCATTATTTGAGAAAGCTGGACCTATATGGGATCTCCGCTTAATGATGGATCCACTAACTGGTCTAAACAGAGGATATGCTTTTGTCACTTTTTGTACTAAAGAGGCAGCTCAGGAAGCTGTTAAACTG tacAACAACCACGAAATTCGTTCTGGAAAACACATTGGCGTATGCATCTCTGTTGCCAATAATAGGCTTTTTGTTGGCTCTATTCCTAAGAGTAAAACCAAGGAGCAAATTGTTGAAGAATTCAGCAAAGTAACAG AGGGTCTTACAGATGTCATATTGTATCATCAGCCCGATGACAAGAAAAAGAATCGGGGTTTCTGCTTTCTTGAATATGAAGATCACAAAACTGCTGCTCAGGCCAGACGTAGGTTAATGAGTGGCAAAGTGAAAGTCTGGGGAAATGTTGTCACAGTGGAATGGGCTGACCCTATAGAAGACCCAGATCCTGAAGTCATGGCAAAG GTAAAAGTTTTGTTTGTACGCAATCTTGCCAATACCGTAACAGAGGAGATTCTAGAAAAAGCCTTCAGTCAATTTGGAAAGCTAGAACGAGTGAAGAAGCTAAAAGACTATGCTTTCATTCATTTTGATGAACGGGATGGTGCTGTAAAG GCGATGGAAGAAATGAATGGCAAAGATTTAGAGGGAGAAAACATTGAAATTGTTTTTGCTAAGCCACCagatcaaaaaagaaaagaacgGAAAGCTCAGAGACAAGCGGCTAAAAATCAGAT gtATGATGATTACTACTATTATGGTCCACCTCATATGCCCCCTCCAACAAGAGGTCGAGGCCGAGGAGGTAGAGGTGGTTATGGATATCCCCCTGACTATTACGGATATGAAGATTATTACGATTATTATGGCTATGACTACCATAACTATCGTGGTGGATATGAAGATCCTTACTATGGTTATGAAGATTTTCAAGTTGGAGCTAGAGGAAGGGGTGGTAGAGGAGCAAGGGGTGCTGCTCCATCCAGAGGTCGCGGGGCTGCTCCTCCCCGTGGCAGAGCCGGTTATGCACAGAGAGGTGGTCCTGGATCAGCAAGAGGCGTTCGTGGTGCGAGAGGAGGTGCCCAGCAACAAAGAGGCCGCGGGGTACGTGGTGCGAGGGGTGGCCGCGGTGGAAATGTAGGAGGAAAGCGCAAAGCTGATGGGTACAACCAGCCAGATTCCAAGCGGCGCCAGACCAATAATCAGAACTGGGGCTCCCAACCCATTGCTCAGCAACCGCTCCAAGGTGGTGATCATTCTGGTAACTATGGTTACAAATCTGAAAACCAGGAGTTTTATCAGGATTCTTTTGGGCAACAGTGGAAATAG
- the SYNCRIP gene encoding heterogeneous nuclear ribonucleoprotein Q isoform X3 translates to MATEHVNGNGTEEPMDTSAAVTHSEHFQTLLDAGLPQKVAEKLDEIYVAGLVAHSDLDERAIEALKEFNEEGALAVLQQFKDSDLSHVQNKSAFLCGVMKTYRQREKQGTKVADSSKGPDEAKIKALLERTGYTLDVTTGQRKYGGPPPESVYSGQQPSVGTEIFVGKIPRDLFEDELVPLFEKAGPIWDLRLMMDPLTGLNRGYAFVTFCTKEAAQEAVKLYNNHEIRSGKHIGVCISVANNRLFVGSIPKSKTKEQIVEEFSKVTEGLTDVILYHQPDDKKKNRGFCFLEYEDHKTAAQARRRLMSGKVKVWGNVVTVEWADPIEDPDPEVMAKVKVLFVRNLANTVTEEILEKAFSQFGKLERVKKLKDYAFIHFDERDGAVKAMEEMNGKDLEGENIEIVFAKPPDQKRKERKAQRQAAKNQMYDDYYYYGPPHMPPPTRGRGRGGRGGYGYPPDYYGYEDYYDYYGYDYHNYRGGYEDPYYGYEDFQVGARGRGGRGARGAAPSRGRGAAPPRGRAGYAQRGGPGSARGVRGARGGAQQQRGRGGKGVEAGPDLLQ, encoded by the exons ATGGCTACTGAACATGTTAATGGGAACGGTACTGAAGAGCCCATGGATACTTCTGCTGCAGTTACCCATTCTGAGCATTTCCAGACATTGCTTGATGCTGGTTTACCACAGAAAGTTGCTGAAAAACTAGATGAAATTTACGTTGCAG gGCTAGTTGCACATAGTGATCTAGATGAAAGAGCTATTGAAGCTTTAAAGGAATTCAATGAAGAAGGTGCACTAGCAGTGCTTCAGCAGTTTAAAGACAGTGATCTCTCACATGTTCAG AACAAAAGTGCCTTTTTATGTGGAGTCATGAAGACATacaggcagagggaaaaacaggGGACCAAGGTGGCAGATTCTAGCAAAGGACCAGATGAGGCAAAAATTAAG GCACTGTTGGAGAGAACTGGCTACACTCTTGATGTGACTACTGGACAGAGGAAATATGGTGGACCTCCTCCAGAGTCAGTATATTCAGGACAACAGCCTTCTGTTGGTACAGAG ATATTTGTGGGCAAGATTCCGAGAGACTTGTTTGAAGATGAACTTGTTCCATTATTTGAGAAAGCTGGACCTATATGGGATCTCCGCTTAATGATGGATCCACTAACTGGTCTAAACAGAGGATATGCTTTTGTCACTTTTTGTACTAAAGAGGCAGCTCAGGAAGCTGTTAAACTG tacAACAACCACGAAATTCGTTCTGGAAAACACATTGGCGTATGCATCTCTGTTGCCAATAATAGGCTTTTTGTTGGCTCTATTCCTAAGAGTAAAACCAAGGAGCAAATTGTTGAAGAATTCAGCAAAGTAACAG AGGGTCTTACAGATGTCATATTGTATCATCAGCCCGATGACAAGAAAAAGAATCGGGGTTTCTGCTTTCTTGAATATGAAGATCACAAAACTGCTGCTCAGGCCAGACGTAGGTTAATGAGTGGCAAAGTGAAAGTCTGGGGAAATGTTGTCACAGTGGAATGGGCTGACCCTATAGAAGACCCAGATCCTGAAGTCATGGCAAAG GTAAAAGTTTTGTTTGTACGCAATCTTGCCAATACCGTAACAGAGGAGATTCTAGAAAAAGCCTTCAGTCAATTTGGAAAGCTAGAACGAGTGAAGAAGCTAAAAGACTATGCTTTCATTCATTTTGATGAACGGGATGGTGCTGTAAAG GCGATGGAAGAAATGAATGGCAAAGATTTAGAGGGAGAAAACATTGAAATTGTTTTTGCTAAGCCACCagatcaaaaaagaaaagaacgGAAAGCTCAGAGACAAGCGGCTAAAAATCAGAT gtATGATGATTACTACTATTATGGTCCACCTCATATGCCCCCTCCAACAAGAGGTCGAGGCCGAGGAGGTAGAGGTGGTTATGGATATCCCCCTGACTATTACGGATATGAAGATTATTACGATTATTATGGCTATGACTACCATAACTATCGTGGTGGATATGAAGATCCTTACTATGGTTATGAAGATTTTCAAGTTGGAGCTAGAGGAAGGGGTGGTAGAGGAGCAAGGGGTGCTGCTCCATCCAGAGGTCGCGGGGCTGCTCCTCCCCGTGGCAGAGCCGGTTATGCACAGAGAGGTGGTCCTGGATCAGCAAGAGGCGTTCGTGGTGCGAGAGGAGGTGCCCAGCAACAAAGAGGCCGCGGG GGAAAAGGGGTCGAGGCCGGTCCTGACCTGTTACAATGA
- the SYNCRIP gene encoding heterogeneous nuclear ribonucleoprotein Q isoform X2, whose translation MATEHVNGNGTEEPMDTSAAVTHSEHFQTLLDAGLPQKVAEKLDEIYVAGLVAHSDLDERAIEALKEFNEEGALAVLQQFKDSDLSHVQNKSAFLCGVMKTYRQREKQGTKVADSSKGPDEAKIKALLERTGYTLDVTTGQRKYGGPPPESVYSGQQPSVGTEIFVGKIPRDLFEDELVPLFEKAGPIWDLRLMMDPLTGLNRGYAFVTFCTKEAAQEAVKLYNNHEIRSGKHIGVCISVANNRLFVGSIPKSKTKEQIVEEFSKVTEGLTDVILYHQPDDKKKNRGFCFLEYEDHKTAAQARRRLMSGKVKVWGNVVTVEWADPIEDPDPEVMAKVKVLFVRNLANTVTEEILEKAFSQFGKLERVKKLKDYAFIHFDERDGAVKAMEEMNGKDLEGENIEIVFAKPPDQKRKERKAQRQAAKNQMYDDYYYYGPPHMPPPTRGRGRGGRGGYGYPPDYYGYEDYYDYYGYDYHNYRGGYEDPYYGYEDFQVGARGRGGRGARGAAPSRGRGAAPPRGRAGYAQRGGPGSARGVRGARGGAQQQRGRGQGKGVEAGPDLLQ comes from the exons ATGGCTACTGAACATGTTAATGGGAACGGTACTGAAGAGCCCATGGATACTTCTGCTGCAGTTACCCATTCTGAGCATTTCCAGACATTGCTTGATGCTGGTTTACCACAGAAAGTTGCTGAAAAACTAGATGAAATTTACGTTGCAG gGCTAGTTGCACATAGTGATCTAGATGAAAGAGCTATTGAAGCTTTAAAGGAATTCAATGAAGAAGGTGCACTAGCAGTGCTTCAGCAGTTTAAAGACAGTGATCTCTCACATGTTCAG AACAAAAGTGCCTTTTTATGTGGAGTCATGAAGACATacaggcagagggaaaaacaggGGACCAAGGTGGCAGATTCTAGCAAAGGACCAGATGAGGCAAAAATTAAG GCACTGTTGGAGAGAACTGGCTACACTCTTGATGTGACTACTGGACAGAGGAAATATGGTGGACCTCCTCCAGAGTCAGTATATTCAGGACAACAGCCTTCTGTTGGTACAGAG ATATTTGTGGGCAAGATTCCGAGAGACTTGTTTGAAGATGAACTTGTTCCATTATTTGAGAAAGCTGGACCTATATGGGATCTCCGCTTAATGATGGATCCACTAACTGGTCTAAACAGAGGATATGCTTTTGTCACTTTTTGTACTAAAGAGGCAGCTCAGGAAGCTGTTAAACTG tacAACAACCACGAAATTCGTTCTGGAAAACACATTGGCGTATGCATCTCTGTTGCCAATAATAGGCTTTTTGTTGGCTCTATTCCTAAGAGTAAAACCAAGGAGCAAATTGTTGAAGAATTCAGCAAAGTAACAG AGGGTCTTACAGATGTCATATTGTATCATCAGCCCGATGACAAGAAAAAGAATCGGGGTTTCTGCTTTCTTGAATATGAAGATCACAAAACTGCTGCTCAGGCCAGACGTAGGTTAATGAGTGGCAAAGTGAAAGTCTGGGGAAATGTTGTCACAGTGGAATGGGCTGACCCTATAGAAGACCCAGATCCTGAAGTCATGGCAAAG GTAAAAGTTTTGTTTGTACGCAATCTTGCCAATACCGTAACAGAGGAGATTCTAGAAAAAGCCTTCAGTCAATTTGGAAAGCTAGAACGAGTGAAGAAGCTAAAAGACTATGCTTTCATTCATTTTGATGAACGGGATGGTGCTGTAAAG GCGATGGAAGAAATGAATGGCAAAGATTTAGAGGGAGAAAACATTGAAATTGTTTTTGCTAAGCCACCagatcaaaaaagaaaagaacgGAAAGCTCAGAGACAAGCGGCTAAAAATCAGAT gtATGATGATTACTACTATTATGGTCCACCTCATATGCCCCCTCCAACAAGAGGTCGAGGCCGAGGAGGTAGAGGTGGTTATGGATATCCCCCTGACTATTACGGATATGAAGATTATTACGATTATTATGGCTATGACTACCATAACTATCGTGGTGGATATGAAGATCCTTACTATGGTTATGAAGATTTTCAAGTTGGAGCTAGAGGAAGGGGTGGTAGAGGAGCAAGGGGTGCTGCTCCATCCAGAGGTCGCGGGGCTGCTCCTCCCCGTGGCAGAGCCGGTTATGCACAGAGAGGTGGTCCTGGATCAGCAAGAGGCGTTCGTGGTGCGAGAGGAGGTGCCCAGCAACAAAGAGGCCGCGGG CAGGGAAAAGGGGTCGAGGCCGGTCCTGACCTGTTACAATGA
- the SYNCRIP gene encoding heterogeneous nuclear ribonucleoprotein Q isoform X1, translated as MATEHVNGNGTEEPMDTSAAVTHSEHFQTLLDAGLPQKVAEKLDEIYVAGLVAHSDLDERAIEALKEFNEEGALAVLQQFKDSDLSHVQNKSAFLCGVMKTYRQREKQGTKVADSSKGPDEAKIKALLERTGYTLDVTTGQRKYGGPPPESVYSGQQPSVGTEIFVGKIPRDLFEDELVPLFEKAGPIWDLRLMMDPLTGLNRGYAFVTFCTKEAAQEAVKLYNNHEIRSGKHIGVCISVANNRLFVGSIPKSKTKEQIVEEFSKVTEGLTDVILYHQPDDKKKNRGFCFLEYEDHKTAAQARRRLMSGKVKVWGNVVTVEWADPIEDPDPEVMAKVKVLFVRNLANTVTEEILEKAFSQFGKLERVKKLKDYAFIHFDERDGAVKAMEEMNGKDLEGENIEIVFAKPPDQKRKERKAQRQAAKNQMYDDYYYYGPPHMPPPTRGRGRGGRGGYGYPPDYYGYEDYYDYYGYDYHNYRGGYEDPYYGYEDFQVGARGRGGRGARGAAPSRGRGAAPPRGRAGYAQRGGPGSARGVRGARGGAQQQRGRGVRGARGGRGGNVGGKRKADGYNQPDSKRRQTNNQNWGSQPIAQQPLQGKRGRGRS; from the exons ATGGCTACTGAACATGTTAATGGGAACGGTACTGAAGAGCCCATGGATACTTCTGCTGCAGTTACCCATTCTGAGCATTTCCAGACATTGCTTGATGCTGGTTTACCACAGAAAGTTGCTGAAAAACTAGATGAAATTTACGTTGCAG gGCTAGTTGCACATAGTGATCTAGATGAAAGAGCTATTGAAGCTTTAAAGGAATTCAATGAAGAAGGTGCACTAGCAGTGCTTCAGCAGTTTAAAGACAGTGATCTCTCACATGTTCAG AACAAAAGTGCCTTTTTATGTGGAGTCATGAAGACATacaggcagagggaaaaacaggGGACCAAGGTGGCAGATTCTAGCAAAGGACCAGATGAGGCAAAAATTAAG GCACTGTTGGAGAGAACTGGCTACACTCTTGATGTGACTACTGGACAGAGGAAATATGGTGGACCTCCTCCAGAGTCAGTATATTCAGGACAACAGCCTTCTGTTGGTACAGAG ATATTTGTGGGCAAGATTCCGAGAGACTTGTTTGAAGATGAACTTGTTCCATTATTTGAGAAAGCTGGACCTATATGGGATCTCCGCTTAATGATGGATCCACTAACTGGTCTAAACAGAGGATATGCTTTTGTCACTTTTTGTACTAAAGAGGCAGCTCAGGAAGCTGTTAAACTG tacAACAACCACGAAATTCGTTCTGGAAAACACATTGGCGTATGCATCTCTGTTGCCAATAATAGGCTTTTTGTTGGCTCTATTCCTAAGAGTAAAACCAAGGAGCAAATTGTTGAAGAATTCAGCAAAGTAACAG AGGGTCTTACAGATGTCATATTGTATCATCAGCCCGATGACAAGAAAAAGAATCGGGGTTTCTGCTTTCTTGAATATGAAGATCACAAAACTGCTGCTCAGGCCAGACGTAGGTTAATGAGTGGCAAAGTGAAAGTCTGGGGAAATGTTGTCACAGTGGAATGGGCTGACCCTATAGAAGACCCAGATCCTGAAGTCATGGCAAAG GTAAAAGTTTTGTTTGTACGCAATCTTGCCAATACCGTAACAGAGGAGATTCTAGAAAAAGCCTTCAGTCAATTTGGAAAGCTAGAACGAGTGAAGAAGCTAAAAGACTATGCTTTCATTCATTTTGATGAACGGGATGGTGCTGTAAAG GCGATGGAAGAAATGAATGGCAAAGATTTAGAGGGAGAAAACATTGAAATTGTTTTTGCTAAGCCACCagatcaaaaaagaaaagaacgGAAAGCTCAGAGACAAGCGGCTAAAAATCAGAT gtATGATGATTACTACTATTATGGTCCACCTCATATGCCCCCTCCAACAAGAGGTCGAGGCCGAGGAGGTAGAGGTGGTTATGGATATCCCCCTGACTATTACGGATATGAAGATTATTACGATTATTATGGCTATGACTACCATAACTATCGTGGTGGATATGAAGATCCTTACTATGGTTATGAAGATTTTCAAGTTGGAGCTAGAGGAAGGGGTGGTAGAGGAGCAAGGGGTGCTGCTCCATCCAGAGGTCGCGGGGCTGCTCCTCCCCGTGGCAGAGCCGGTTATGCACAGAGAGGTGGTCCTGGATCAGCAAGAGGCGTTCGTGGTGCGAGAGGAGGTGCCCAGCAACAAAGAGGCCGCGGGGTACGTGGTGCGAGGGGTGGCCGCGGTGGAAATGTAGGAGGAAAGCGCAAAGCTGATGGGTACAACCAGCCAGATTCCAAGCGGCGCCAGACCAATAATCAGAACTGGGGCTCCCAACCCATTGCTCAGCAACCGCTCCAAG GGAAAAGGGGTCGAGGCCGGTCCTGA
- the SYNCRIP gene encoding heterogeneous nuclear ribonucleoprotein Q isoform X5 encodes MATEHVNGNGTEEPMDTSAAVTHSEHFQTLLDAGLPQKVAEKLDEIYVAGLVAHSDLDERAIEALKEFNEEGALAVLQQFKDSDLSHVQNKSAFLCGVMKTYRQREKQGTKVADSSKGPDEAKIKALLERTGYTLDVTTGQRKYGGPPPESVYSGQQPSVGTEIFVGKIPRDLFEDELVPLFEKAGPIWDLRLMMDPLTGLNRGYAFVTFCTKEAAQEAVKLYNNHEIRSGKHIGVCISVANNRLFVGSIPKSKTKEQIVEEFSKVTEGLTDVILYHQPDDKKKNRGFCFLEYEDHKTAAQARRRLMSGKVKVWGNVVTVEWADPIEDPDPEVMAKVKVLFVRNLANTVTEEILEKAFSQFGKLERVKKLKDYAFIHFDERDGAVKAMEEMNGKDLEGENIEIVFAKPPDQKRKERKAQRQAAKNQMYDDYYYYGPPHMPPPTRGRGRGGRGGYGYPPDYYGYEDYYDYYGYDYHNYRGGYEDPYYGYEDFQVGARGRGGRGARGAAPSRGRGAAPPRGRAGYAQRGGPGSARGVRGARGGAQQQRGRGVRGARGGRGGNVGGKRKADGYNQPDSKRRQTNNQNWGSQPIAQQPLQAGKRGRGRS; translated from the exons ATGGCTACTGAACATGTTAATGGGAACGGTACTGAAGAGCCCATGGATACTTCTGCTGCAGTTACCCATTCTGAGCATTTCCAGACATTGCTTGATGCTGGTTTACCACAGAAAGTTGCTGAAAAACTAGATGAAATTTACGTTGCAG gGCTAGTTGCACATAGTGATCTAGATGAAAGAGCTATTGAAGCTTTAAAGGAATTCAATGAAGAAGGTGCACTAGCAGTGCTTCAGCAGTTTAAAGACAGTGATCTCTCACATGTTCAG AACAAAAGTGCCTTTTTATGTGGAGTCATGAAGACATacaggcagagggaaaaacaggGGACCAAGGTGGCAGATTCTAGCAAAGGACCAGATGAGGCAAAAATTAAG GCACTGTTGGAGAGAACTGGCTACACTCTTGATGTGACTACTGGACAGAGGAAATATGGTGGACCTCCTCCAGAGTCAGTATATTCAGGACAACAGCCTTCTGTTGGTACAGAG ATATTTGTGGGCAAGATTCCGAGAGACTTGTTTGAAGATGAACTTGTTCCATTATTTGAGAAAGCTGGACCTATATGGGATCTCCGCTTAATGATGGATCCACTAACTGGTCTAAACAGAGGATATGCTTTTGTCACTTTTTGTACTAAAGAGGCAGCTCAGGAAGCTGTTAAACTG tacAACAACCACGAAATTCGTTCTGGAAAACACATTGGCGTATGCATCTCTGTTGCCAATAATAGGCTTTTTGTTGGCTCTATTCCTAAGAGTAAAACCAAGGAGCAAATTGTTGAAGAATTCAGCAAAGTAACAG AGGGTCTTACAGATGTCATATTGTATCATCAGCCCGATGACAAGAAAAAGAATCGGGGTTTCTGCTTTCTTGAATATGAAGATCACAAAACTGCTGCTCAGGCCAGACGTAGGTTAATGAGTGGCAAAGTGAAAGTCTGGGGAAATGTTGTCACAGTGGAATGGGCTGACCCTATAGAAGACCCAGATCCTGAAGTCATGGCAAAG GTAAAAGTTTTGTTTGTACGCAATCTTGCCAATACCGTAACAGAGGAGATTCTAGAAAAAGCCTTCAGTCAATTTGGAAAGCTAGAACGAGTGAAGAAGCTAAAAGACTATGCTTTCATTCATTTTGATGAACGGGATGGTGCTGTAAAG GCGATGGAAGAAATGAATGGCAAAGATTTAGAGGGAGAAAACATTGAAATTGTTTTTGCTAAGCCACCagatcaaaaaagaaaagaacgGAAAGCTCAGAGACAAGCGGCTAAAAATCAGAT gtATGATGATTACTACTATTATGGTCCACCTCATATGCCCCCTCCAACAAGAGGTCGAGGCCGAGGAGGTAGAGGTGGTTATGGATATCCCCCTGACTATTACGGATATGAAGATTATTACGATTATTATGGCTATGACTACCATAACTATCGTGGTGGATATGAAGATCCTTACTATGGTTATGAAGATTTTCAAGTTGGAGCTAGAGGAAGGGGTGGTAGAGGAGCAAGGGGTGCTGCTCCATCCAGAGGTCGCGGGGCTGCTCCTCCCCGTGGCAGAGCCGGTTATGCACAGAGAGGTGGTCCTGGATCAGCAAGAGGCGTTCGTGGTGCGAGAGGAGGTGCCCAGCAACAAAGAGGCCGCGGGGTACGTGGTGCGAGGGGTGGCCGCGGTGGAAATGTAGGAGGAAAGCGCAAAGCTGATGGGTACAACCAGCCAGATTCCAAGCGGCGCCAGACCAATAATCAGAACTGGGGCTCCCAACCCATTGCTCAGCAACCGCTCCAAG CAGGGAAAAGGGGTCGAGGCCGGTCCTGA